A window of Terriglobus sp. RCC_193 contains these coding sequences:
- a CDS encoding tetratricopeptide repeat protein, which produces MKANARVSATAALLLSLGMLTGCAKLKARDQLTKGVAAFKNAQYEQATNAFEKAIEYDPTYDTAKLYLATAYSYQVVPNLLDDNNMKIANKAIDGFKNYLNDHPGDKVSLQQLASIYRNIKKYPEAKQYEKDVIQVDPKDAEAHYTIGFVDWVEAYDNARQLLAADGLTDDGAGNVKMSKATCAKMKEKNTDLVNDGLDHLKQAIAINPTYDDAFQYLNLVYRRQADILCGDAPAVKQAVANAEKASQDAMGARKINEQKKEEKLRGGVTMN; this is translated from the coding sequence ATGAAAGCTAACGCACGTGTATCCGCCACGGCCGCTCTTCTGCTGTCGCTTGGAATGCTGACTGGCTGCGCCAAGCTGAAGGCACGCGACCAACTGACTAAAGGCGTTGCGGCGTTCAAGAATGCGCAGTACGAGCAGGCGACCAATGCCTTTGAGAAGGCCATCGAGTATGACCCGACGTACGATACCGCCAAGCTGTACCTGGCGACTGCGTATTCGTATCAGGTTGTGCCAAATCTGCTGGACGACAACAACATGAAAATCGCCAATAAGGCGATCGACGGCTTCAAGAATTATCTCAACGACCATCCGGGAGACAAGGTTTCCCTGCAGCAGCTTGCTTCCATCTATCGCAACATCAAGAAGTATCCGGAAGCGAAGCAGTACGAAAAGGATGTCATCCAGGTTGACCCGAAGGATGCCGAGGCGCATTACACCATCGGCTTCGTGGATTGGGTAGAAGCCTATGACAATGCGCGTCAGTTGTTGGCTGCTGATGGTCTGACCGACGACGGCGCCGGCAACGTAAAGATGAGCAAGGCCACCTGCGCCAAGATGAAGGAAAAGAACACGGATCTGGTGAACGACGGCCTGGACCACCTGAAGCAGGCGATTGCCATCAACCCGACGTACGACGATGCCTTCCAATACCTGAACCTGGTGTATCGCCGTCAGGCGGACATTCTTTGCGGTGATGCACCTGCTGTGAAGCAGGCTGTGGCAAACGCTGAGAAGGCCAGCCAGGATGCAATGGGCGCACGCAAGATCAACGAGCAGAAGAAGGAAGAGAAGCTCCGCGGCGGCGTGACGATGAACTAA
- a CDS encoding AAA family ATPase: MLHLSELGERICILGPSNSGKSTLAEAIARKSDLKAIHLDQLHHLPHTNWKPRSASEFLALHEEAIAGDRWVIDGNYSKYFPQRFQRATGVILLDISTVASLWRYLRRTLLERSRIGALAGGQDSVKLAMLHHIAVVTPGNRKRYAQVYRQLNLPKIYLPSTHDLNWCYQEWGLERRPGHREESR, encoded by the coding sequence ATGTTGCATCTATCAGAATTGGGTGAACGCATCTGCATTCTGGGACCGTCGAACAGCGGCAAATCCACGCTCGCCGAAGCGATTGCGCGAAAATCCGACTTGAAAGCAATCCATCTGGATCAGCTTCACCATCTCCCCCACACGAACTGGAAACCACGTTCGGCGAGCGAGTTTCTCGCTTTGCATGAGGAAGCAATCGCAGGCGACCGCTGGGTGATCGACGGCAATTACTCGAAATACTTTCCCCAACGCTTTCAACGTGCAACAGGCGTCATCCTTCTGGATATCTCCACTGTGGCAAGCCTGTGGCGGTACCTTCGCAGAACCCTCCTGGAACGCAGCCGGATCGGCGCATTAGCCGGTGGGCAGGACAGCGTGAAGCTCGCCATGCTTCATCACATTGCGGTGGTGACACCTGGAAACCGAAAGCGGTACGCGCAGGTATACCGGCAGCTCAACCTACCTAAGATCTATCTGCCATCTACCCACGACCTCAATTGGTGCTATCAGGAATGGGGGCTGGAGCGTAGACCGGGCCACCGGGAGGAATCCCGCTGA
- a CDS encoding D-hexose-6-phosphate mutarotase yields the protein MPQTIAELNAKFAIRDHITFTEDEPGLPKIRIATDASDATLYLYGAHLTQWTPRGGNPVLYLSPKSPLAAGKPIRGGIPVLFPWFGPRWNAAEYDAAHGTTSPMHGFARTAVWTVDRVHLDPTGEVEITLSLPVDEQARAFGYPDFHATLEFRIGRELHMTLSVTNRGREAVAFEEGFHTYFAIGNIHAVRVLGLRGSTYIDKRDNLTRKVQRETELAFTRDVDQLHVNTSEPLILQDPANHRAIHILKTGSHSTVVWNPWTVLTPNFPDLAEDSWQHFACVEVVNAADDRITLAPGATHGMAMAISVTSL from the coding sequence ATGCCGCAGACCATTGCCGAACTGAATGCGAAATTCGCTATCCGCGACCACATCACCTTTACTGAGGACGAACCCGGCCTGCCGAAGATCCGCATCGCCACAGACGCCTCCGACGCCACGCTGTATCTCTACGGCGCACACCTGACGCAGTGGACACCGCGCGGCGGCAATCCCGTGCTGTACCTGTCGCCAAAATCACCTCTGGCAGCGGGCAAGCCCATTCGCGGTGGCATTCCTGTCCTCTTCCCCTGGTTCGGGCCGCGCTGGAACGCCGCCGAGTACGACGCGGCACACGGCACCACCTCGCCCATGCACGGCTTCGCCCGTACCGCTGTCTGGACAGTGGATCGCGTCCACCTCGACCCCACCGGCGAAGTGGAGATCACCCTCTCGCTGCCCGTCGACGAGCAGGCCAGGGCATTCGGCTATCCCGACTTCCACGCCACGCTGGAGTTCCGCATCGGCAGGGAATTGCACATGACGCTCTCCGTCACCAACCGCGGCCGGGAAGCCGTGGCGTTTGAGGAGGGCTTCCACACCTACTTCGCCATCGGCAACATCCACGCCGTGCGCGTGCTGGGTCTGCGTGGCAGCACGTATATCGACAAGCGCGACAACCTGACCCGCAAGGTGCAGCGCGAGACCGAACTGGCCTTCACCCGCGACGTGGATCAGCTCCACGTAAATACCAGCGAGCCGCTCATCCTGCAGGACCCCGCCAACCACCGCGCCATCCACATCCTCAAGACCGGTTCGCACAGCACCGTCGTGTGGAATCCCTGGACCGTGCTCACGCCCAACTTCCCCGATCTGGCCGAGGATAGCTGGCAGCACTTCGCCTGCGTGGAAGTAGTGAACGCCGCCGACGACCGCATCACCCTGGCCCCCGGTGCCACCCACGGCATGGCTATGGCCATCTCCGTCACATCGCTGTAA
- a CDS encoding TonB-dependent receptor domain-containing protein, whose translation MSMFTKRSHLALFASAVLVSSVTAGAQTYRGGIGGNVVDASGAAIPKAKVVLKNTETGETRQTDTTAVGTYVFQDLQLGTYSVTITAAGFGDLTLNKIDVNPGAVTPANGKLTVGSSQVVVDVAADTTSEIQTLSSANNAVIGSKAVAEIPLNGRSFTSLLQLAPGYNASGSLNGARSNQLNYQIDGTDNNDIWQGGTAANQGGVGPIAGVTLPIEAIDQFSIQSSGNAEEGHSAGGLVSLGLKTGTNNFHGSAYFYGRSEFFAARDFFATGNARKQKVRNQQFGGSIGGPIFKDKLFFFTNYERQAYGIQVSSSSATEPGAAYVAMATKILQNHGATVNPLSTTLLQALWPGGNASNLAANTGNYIETHQRHGYSDNFVGNLNYIVTPKQTIRLQAFVGTGRQAEPGGATYPYFQVAPDITQSFSLSHNWAPTERLSNQLIIATGVFNQTFNDLNHSFNMPALGLNTGVTNPALFGAPTISMGSFDGVGTTQPLGRKDYTGHITDSATWVKGRHQIRFGGEFRRSYIDLQYQSGVRGNFTFNGFASRTATLGAGQSSWSNSATQAQLCGTPGATVAANCKDSSGNLINDYSATQNAAGYHQEVLALADFLNGTYSAGSFVQGNLRRDLYRTDTAFFLQDQFKATSKLVLNFGIRHDYFGALSTTGPLSIWRPGGTGTDANGLIGVGKPGTPRTFAPSKLNFSPRIGAAYSVSDKLVARASYGIYFDAPPFNGFGNNGSIATGTTATGLQANPFGGVQNVSLPVGTWQANQYVWANAAGASAYGLFSVSPNLKTTYAQTFNLGVEYQLSRNTVVTVGYAGSTGTHLYGLRDTNQAAYWSAAAPGNIGGVTSSGALVTATTTANACSNPTNIANATCLLQRRPSFLNKSITNFANVGAVVEVASNNASNFNSLQATIKSNNWHGLTSQLSWTYGHSLDNGSGFRSTGPSDSNNLALDYGNATFDIRHTLNGYLVWEAPQIGHRFAPLTKGWQTTLNAKINTSAPINIASGDFTGIGMNKDRVLYSGGNYKTGSRTIQTDSTGRKFIQYWSASAITGGTGAVLQAPTVGTHGNVGRDFFRGPGFYVIDAALAKNTTIHEGVKFQFRADLFNLFNILNPSTPTTGLTSSQFGQITSAPTGISSGAPFNVQFAGKIIF comes from the coding sequence ATGAGTATGTTCACAAAGAGGTCTCACCTGGCGCTGTTTGCGTCGGCAGTGCTGGTCAGCAGCGTAACAGCAGGAGCACAGACGTACCGTGGTGGTATCGGCGGAAACGTTGTTGATGCGTCAGGGGCTGCGATCCCCAAGGCAAAGGTTGTTCTAAAGAACACGGAGACCGGTGAAACACGGCAGACAGACACCACGGCTGTCGGCACCTATGTTTTCCAGGATCTTCAGCTTGGTACATATTCCGTCACGATCACCGCAGCAGGCTTTGGCGATCTGACGTTGAACAAGATTGATGTAAACCCGGGTGCAGTCACCCCGGCGAATGGAAAGTTGACCGTTGGTAGCTCGCAGGTTGTGGTGGATGTTGCAGCCGACACGACCTCTGAGATCCAAACGCTGTCATCGGCAAACAACGCTGTTATTGGCAGCAAGGCCGTAGCGGAAATTCCGCTGAATGGCCGTAGCTTTACCTCGCTTCTGCAGCTTGCTCCTGGTTATAACGCAAGCGGCTCGCTGAACGGCGCCCGTAGCAACCAGTTGAACTACCAGATCGACGGTACGGATAACAATGACATCTGGCAGGGCGGCACGGCTGCCAACCAAGGTGGCGTTGGCCCGATTGCTGGTGTGACGCTGCCGATCGAAGCGATCGATCAGTTCTCGATTCAGTCGTCGGGTAATGCGGAAGAAGGCCACAGCGCCGGTGGACTTGTTTCACTGGGCCTGAAGACGGGTACCAACAATTTTCATGGCTCTGCATACTTCTATGGCCGTAGCGAATTCTTTGCTGCTCGCGATTTCTTTGCTACAGGTAACGCTCGCAAGCAGAAGGTTCGTAATCAGCAGTTCGGCGGATCCATCGGCGGACCCATCTTCAAGGACAAGCTGTTCTTCTTTACCAACTATGAGCGCCAGGCCTATGGCATTCAGGTTTCCAGTTCGTCTGCTACAGAACCGGGTGCTGCCTATGTCGCGATGGCGACAAAGATCCTACAGAACCACGGCGCGACGGTGAACCCGCTGTCGACGACCCTGCTCCAGGCGCTGTGGCCCGGAGGCAATGCATCCAACCTGGCGGCAAACACCGGCAACTACATTGAAACGCACCAGCGCCATGGGTACAGCGATAACTTTGTCGGCAATCTGAACTACATTGTTACCCCAAAGCAAACCATTCGTTTGCAGGCATTTGTTGGCACTGGTCGCCAGGCAGAGCCGGGTGGCGCGACGTACCCGTACTTCCAGGTGGCACCAGACATCACGCAGAGCTTTTCGCTGTCGCACAATTGGGCTCCGACGGAACGTCTGTCCAACCAGTTGATTATCGCTACTGGCGTCTTCAACCAGACATTCAATGACCTGAACCATAGCTTCAACATGCCTGCGCTTGGTTTGAATACCGGTGTCACGAATCCGGCGCTCTTCGGTGCTCCGACGATCAGCATGGGCAGCTTCGATGGTGTGGGCACCACCCAGCCCTTGGGACGTAAGGACTACACGGGCCACATCACGGACTCGGCAACGTGGGTAAAAGGACGCCACCAGATCCGCTTTGGTGGTGAGTTCCGCCGCAGCTACATTGATCTGCAGTACCAGAGCGGTGTCCGCGGCAACTTTACGTTCAACGGCTTTGCCTCGCGCACCGCTACGCTGGGTGCCGGACAAAGCTCCTGGTCAAACTCCGCAACACAAGCTCAGCTTTGCGGAACGCCCGGCGCTACGGTGGCGGCGAACTGCAAGGACTCGAGCGGCAACCTCATCAACGACTATTCCGCCACGCAGAATGCAGCTGGCTATCACCAGGAAGTTCTGGCGCTGGCTGACTTTCTAAATGGTACCTACTCCGCTGGATCGTTTGTGCAGGGTAATCTGCGTCGCGACCTGTATCGGACGGATACGGCATTCTTCCTGCAGGACCAGTTCAAGGCAACGTCGAAGCTGGTGTTGAACTTCGGTATCCGCCATGACTACTTCGGCGCGCTTTCGACCACGGGTCCGTTGTCGATCTGGCGTCCAGGCGGCACGGGTACGGATGCAAACGGCCTCATTGGAGTCGGTAAGCCGGGAACACCTAGAACCTTTGCTCCCAGCAAGCTCAACTTCTCTCCTCGTATAGGTGCTGCGTATAGCGTCAGCGATAAGCTGGTGGCGCGCGCAAGCTACGGCATCTATTTCGATGCTCCGCCATTCAACGGCTTCGGTAACAATGGCAGCATCGCCACTGGAACCACCGCAACCGGCCTGCAGGCCAATCCATTTGGTGGCGTGCAGAACGTGTCACTGCCAGTTGGTACATGGCAGGCGAACCAGTATGTCTGGGCGAACGCTGCTGGAGCTTCGGCTTACGGACTGTTCTCTGTCAGCCCGAACCTGAAGACGACCTATGCGCAGACGTTCAATCTGGGCGTGGAATACCAGCTTAGCCGCAATACGGTCGTTACAGTGGGTTATGCGGGCTCCACGGGTACGCACCTGTACGGCCTGCGTGACACCAATCAGGCTGCCTACTGGTCGGCTGCGGCACCTGGCAACATCGGTGGCGTAACCAGTTCGGGTGCGCTGGTGACGGCAACGACAACGGCCAACGCCTGCTCCAACCCGACGAATATCGCCAACGCAACCTGCTTGCTACAGCGCCGTCCGTCATTCCTCAACAAGAGCATTACCAACTTCGCGAATGTCGGGGCAGTTGTGGAAGTCGCAAGCAACAACGCGTCGAACTTCAATTCGCTGCAGGCGACCATCAAATCCAATAACTGGCACGGTCTGACCAGCCAGCTCTCATGGACGTATGGCCATTCGCTGGACAACGGTTCGGGCTTCCGCAGCACTGGTCCGAGCGACTCCAACAATCTTGCACTTGACTATGGCAACGCCACATTCGATATCCGCCACACGCTGAATGGATACCTGGTGTGGGAAGCTCCTCAAATTGGCCATCGTTTTGCCCCGCTCACCAAGGGATGGCAGACCACGCTGAACGCAAAGATAAATACCTCGGCGCCCATTAACATCGCGTCCGGTGATTTCACCGGTATCGGTATGAACAAGGACCGTGTGCTTTATAGCGGCGGCAACTATAAGACCGGTAGCCGCACCATCCAGACCGACTCGACTGGACGTAAGTTCATCCAATACTGGTCGGCTTCTGCCATCACAGGCGGTACAGGCGCTGTTCTGCAGGCTCCAACCGTTGGAACGCATGGCAACGTGGGGCGCGACTTCTTCCGCGGGCCGGGCTTCTATGTGATCGATGCGGCGCTGGCGAAGAACACCACCATCCACGAGGGAGTGAAGTTCCAGTTCCGCGCGGATCTGTTCAACCTGTTCAACATCCTGAACCCCAGCACCCCGACGACGGGTCTCACCAGCTCGCAGTTTGGTCAGATCACGAGCGCTCCGACCGGCATTTCTTCGGGTGCTCCGTTCAACGTGCAGTTCGCCGGAAAGATCATCTTCTAA
- the rpiA gene encoding ribose-5-phosphate isomerase RpiA codes for MPDAQAQQAAKLAAAKAALRFIEPGMVVGLGSGSTATLFIQLLGEKVQQGLDIKGIASSEDSEILGRKLGIPITDFDHHSTIDVAVDGADEVGPGLALIKGGGGKLLREKIVASACKQFIIVADDSKLVKQLGAFPLPVEVIPMAVPLVTEKLSDLGFTPKIRQDKSGNGPYITDEGNILLDCSSSGIAGPEVTAAEIRSIIGVVEHGLFLNMAERVLLAGADGSVREITVADYPAV; via the coding sequence ATGCCCGACGCACAAGCACAACAGGCCGCCAAACTTGCCGCCGCCAAGGCCGCTCTCCGCTTCATCGAACCCGGCATGGTCGTCGGCCTCGGCTCCGGTTCCACCGCCACACTCTTCATCCAGTTACTGGGCGAGAAGGTGCAACAGGGACTCGACATCAAGGGCATCGCCTCCTCCGAAGACAGCGAGATCCTTGGCCGCAAGCTCGGCATCCCGATCACCGACTTCGATCACCACAGCACCATCGACGTTGCCGTGGACGGCGCCGACGAAGTAGGCCCCGGCCTGGCGCTCATCAAGGGCGGCGGAGGCAAGCTGCTGCGCGAGAAAATCGTCGCCAGTGCCTGCAAACAGTTCATCATCGTGGCCGACGACAGCAAACTCGTAAAGCAGCTCGGCGCCTTCCCGCTCCCCGTGGAAGTCATTCCCATGGCCGTTCCGCTGGTGACGGAGAAGCTGAGCGACCTTGGCTTCACCCCGAAGATCCGGCAGGACAAGTCCGGCAACGGCCCGTACATCACCGATGAAGGCAACATCCTCCTCGACTGCTCCTCCAGCGGCATCGCCGGTCCTGAAGTGACCGCCGCGGAGATCCGCAGCATCATCGGCGTGGTGGAACACGGCCTGTTCCTGAACATGGCGGAGCGCGTTCTGCTGGCCGGTGCCGATGGCAGTGTCCGCGAGATCACCGTGGCGGACTATCCCGCCGTATGA
- a CDS encoding nucleoside triphosphate pyrophosphatase produces MSTPKPIILASASPRRRELLTQIGVAFTVVTADIDETPLPGEDHRTYTLRLAEEKARAVLMKHPDSIVIGADTTVTLHGELLGKPQDAADAERMLTLLQGNTHEVTTSIAVLTTAETLTAAETTRVTFGTLTSEQIAGYIASGEPTDKAGAYAIQGIAAQWIPRIEGDYFNVVGLPLATLAKLLRKAQ; encoded by the coding sequence ATGAGCACCCCGAAGCCCATCATCCTTGCCAGTGCATCGCCGCGTCGGCGTGAACTGCTGACCCAGATCGGCGTTGCCTTCACCGTCGTCACTGCCGATATCGACGAGACCCCTCTGCCCGGCGAAGACCACCGCACCTACACGCTGCGACTGGCCGAGGAAAAAGCACGCGCCGTACTTATGAAACATCCGGACAGCATCGTCATCGGCGCGGACACCACCGTAACGCTGCATGGCGAACTCCTTGGCAAACCACAGGACGCAGCCGATGCCGAACGCATGCTGACCCTGCTGCAGGGCAACACGCACGAAGTCACCACCAGCATTGCCGTGCTGACCACGGCAGAAACGCTGACTGCAGCCGAGACAACACGCGTCACCTTTGGAACACTTACGTCGGAACAGATCGCTGGCTACATCGCCAGCGGAGAACCGACGGACAAGGCGGGCGCGTATGCGATTCAGGGCATCGCGGCGCAATGGATACCGCGTATCGAAGGCGACTATTTCAACGTCGTGGGCCTGCCACTTGCAACCCTCGCCAAGCTGTTACGAAAAGCTCAGTAA
- a CDS encoding carboxypeptidase regulatory-like domain-containing protein has translation MMNRRMQSACWGLALIAPLALSATLVAQDVSGSISGTVRDTSGALIPNATVKITNMDRNLVVRTLTTSSAGTYSARSLPLGNYTLAVSANSFSTKTVAGIVLHVNDTLTINADLNAGGGNDTVTVTSEQQNVNMENATQAGLINGTQVRELVLSSRNYEQLVGLQPGVAYTGGDQIYIGNSSPSGATNVVNFSVNGTRTSGNAWTVDGADNVDRGSNYTLLTYPSVDAIAEFKTLRGQYSAEFGRAASGQINVVTKSGTNSLHGSLYEFVRNDVFNANDTLNKLTTNPSGATKTTSARGKLRYNDFGGTIGGPVFIPKVYDGRVHKTYFFYSQEVRRVLTYKPVTLTGVPTLAERQGVFNVPVCTSYNGTAGTCNTTGTTVPITSNMAKAYLQDIYAGIPQPSTDGTGTLVLAPQRNVFNANQQIGRIDQSFGEKVQVFFRIINDDIPTIEPFGLFGNGAAYAGVNTTSTNAPGRIYLGHVTYTITPTLLLDGGYAYSQGALLSDPIGTARNSSSPDVAAAAKLPYTSTLARIPAVTFQGGTGITTYGPYRDYSRNHNVFANVTKSVGRHTLRFGVDYNHYEKKENNASANAGSFSFTAPTGETPTGSKAQPYQQAFANFLSNYVTTFSQASYDVTADIQVHQFEAYAQDDWKLNPRLTVNLGVRYTKFNQPIDGNHQLSTFDPSLYVAANAPTIDKSNSGNLCVAGAPCTGGVTPNPSTNLLNGISINQGAASNPYNAAGNSPYGGKVGSSDSKNFAPRVGFAFDVFGNGKTSLRGGYGIAYDSALFGIYEQNIFQNIPFISTPVINNTSFDNPAAVAATVSYAAPVIRATSPRFNTPYNQQWSLGVQSGIGLGVTVDVSYVGNHQVHLLGFNDINQPAPGAFAAAKLGTAGAGGTYSVNSTTINQINQIRPYRGYGVIESVNPIYSGNYNSLQVAGRKQWKHDSLVQVNYTWSRALTNAAADRTGGPQIASNLYAEYGRAAADRTHMLNFNAVYALPFFYEQKGLVGHLLGGWEASALGFFNSGLPLTPTTSGLDPAGVGVIISSATESGRPDQVGNPNVASAASGPIHNRLHWYNINAFQAVPQGQYRGGNASRSTVNGPGWWRVDAGLFRNIRIYERLNLQLRGEAFNLFNHTNPDGVTTGSIISATGYSSTAGNITSYRDKRILQLGAKLVF, from the coding sequence ATGATGAATCGCAGGATGCAGAGCGCCTGTTGGGGCTTAGCCCTGATTGCGCCGCTTGCCCTTTCCGCCACACTTGTAGCGCAGGATGTGAGCGGCTCCATTTCCGGAACGGTGCGCGATACCAGCGGCGCCCTGATTCCGAATGCCACGGTGAAAATCACGAACATGGACCGCAACCTGGTGGTGCGTACGTTGACCACCAGCAGCGCCGGAACGTACAGCGCGCGGTCGCTTCCGCTGGGCAACTATACGTTGGCGGTTTCCGCCAACAGCTTCAGTACGAAGACGGTTGCCGGCATTGTGTTGCACGTGAACGATACGCTGACCATCAATGCCGATCTGAATGCAGGCGGCGGGAACGACACCGTTACGGTGACCAGCGAACAGCAGAACGTGAACATGGAAAATGCCACACAGGCGGGCCTGATCAACGGTACGCAGGTGCGCGAACTGGTGTTGAGCAGCCGCAACTATGAGCAGTTGGTGGGCCTGCAACCCGGCGTGGCATACACCGGCGGCGACCAGATCTACATTGGCAACAGCAGCCCGAGCGGCGCGACCAATGTGGTGAACTTCAGCGTGAACGGCACACGTACCAGCGGCAACGCATGGACGGTGGATGGCGCGGATAACGTGGACCGCGGATCGAACTACACGCTGCTGACCTATCCGTCGGTGGATGCGATTGCCGAGTTCAAGACGCTGCGTGGGCAGTACTCCGCAGAGTTTGGACGCGCTGCCAGCGGTCAGATCAACGTGGTGACGAAGAGCGGCACCAATTCCCTGCACGGCTCGTTGTACGAGTTTGTTCGCAACGATGTGTTCAATGCGAACGATACGCTGAACAAGCTGACGACCAATCCAAGCGGCGCGACGAAGACCACGAGTGCGCGCGGCAAGCTGCGCTACAACGATTTTGGCGGCACCATCGGCGGTCCGGTGTTTATCCCGAAGGTGTATGACGGGCGCGTGCATAAGACGTATTTCTTCTACTCGCAGGAAGTGCGCCGTGTGTTGACGTACAAACCGGTCACGCTGACGGGCGTGCCAACGCTGGCGGAACGGCAGGGCGTTTTCAATGTTCCGGTGTGTACGTCGTACAACGGAACAGCCGGGACCTGCAACACGACGGGCACGACCGTTCCAATTACCAGCAACATGGCGAAGGCATACCTGCAGGATATTTATGCAGGCATTCCGCAGCCTTCCACCGATGGCACAGGCACGCTGGTGCTGGCTCCACAGCGCAATGTGTTCAACGCGAATCAGCAGATTGGGCGCATTGACCAGTCGTTCGGAGAAAAGGTGCAGGTGTTCTTCCGCATCATCAACGACGACATTCCGACGATTGAACCGTTTGGCCTGTTCGGCAACGGCGCAGCGTATGCCGGTGTGAATACCACGTCGACCAACGCTCCGGGCCGCATTTACCTGGGACATGTGACGTACACGATTACGCCTACGCTACTGCTGGATGGTGGCTATGCGTATTCGCAGGGCGCGCTGTTGAGCGATCCGATCGGTACGGCGCGCAATTCTTCTTCCCCTGACGTAGCGGCTGCGGCGAAGTTGCCGTACACATCCACGCTGGCACGCATTCCGGCGGTTACGTTCCAGGGTGGAACAGGCATCACCACGTATGGTCCGTACCGCGATTACAGCCGCAATCACAATGTATTTGCAAATGTGACGAAGAGCGTGGGCAGACACACGCTGCGTTTTGGCGTGGACTATAACCACTACGAGAAAAAGGAGAATAACGCCTCGGCAAATGCAGGCAGTTTTTCCTTTACCGCGCCCACGGGCGAGACACCGACGGGAAGCAAAGCCCAGCCCTATCAGCAGGCGTTTGCGAATTTTCTGTCGAATTACGTTACGACTTTCTCGCAGGCGAGCTACGATGTGACGGCCGATATCCAGGTGCATCAGTTTGAGGCGTATGCGCAGGATGACTGGAAGCTGAACCCGCGTCTTACGGTGAACCTGGGTGTGCGTTATACCAAGTTCAATCAGCCGATCGACGGAAACCATCAACTCAGCACTTTTGATCCGTCGCTTTATGTTGCTGCGAATGCTCCCACGATTGACAAGAGCAACAGCGGCAACCTCTGCGTTGCGGGCGCCCCGTGTACGGGCGGCGTGACGCCGAACCCGAGCACGAACCTGCTGAATGGCATCAGCATTAACCAGGGTGCGGCAAGCAATCCTTACAACGCAGCGGGCAATTCACCGTATGGCGGCAAGGTGGGCTCCAGCGACAGTAAGAACTTTGCGCCGCGTGTGGGATTTGCTTTTGACGTGTTTGGCAATGGAAAGACGAGTCTGCGCGGTGGCTACGGCATTGCATATGACTCGGCACTGTTCGGCATCTATGAGCAGAACATCTTCCAGAACATTCCGTTCATCAGCACGCCGGTGATCAACAACACCAGCTTTGATAATCCTGCTGCGGTGGCGGCCACGGTAAGCTACGCGGCGCCTGTGATTCGTGCGACGTCGCCCCGTTTCAACACACCGTATAACCAGCAGTGGTCGCTGGGAGTGCAGTCGGGCATTGGTCTGGGCGTGACGGTGGATGTGAGCTACGTGGGCAACCACCAGGTGCATCTACTGGGCTTCAACGACATCAACCAGCCCGCTCCGGGTGCGTTTGCTGCAGCCAAGCTGGGAACGGCTGGTGCGGGTGGCACGTACAGCGTGAACTCCACAACGATTAACCAGATTAACCAGATTCGTCCGTATCGCGGATATGGCGTGATTGAATCCGTGAACCCCATCTACAGCGGCAACTACAACTCGCTGCAGGTGGCAGGACGCAAACAGTGGAAGCATGACTCGCTGGTGCAGGTGAATTACACGTGGTCGCGTGCACTGACGAATGCCGCTGCGGACCGCACAGGCGGACCCCAGATTGCGTCGAATCTGTATGCAGAATATGGCCGTGCGGCTGCGGATCGTACGCACATGCTGAACTTCAACGCGGTGTATGCGCTGCCGTTCTTCTATGAGCAGAAGGGGCTGGTGGGTCATCTGCTGGGCGGATGGGAGGCTTCGGCACTGGGCTTCTTCAACAGTGGCCTGCCGCTGACGCCGACTACTTCTGGCCTTGATCCTGCCGGCGTGGGTGTCATTATCTCTTCTGCGACGGAGAGTGGACGACCGGATCAGGTTGGCAATCCGAATGTTGCGTCTGCCGCAAGTGGCCCAATCCACAATCGTCTGCACTGGTACAACATCAATGCATTCCAGGCGGTGCCGCAAGGACAGTATCGCGGTGGCAATGCATCACGCAGCACGGTGAATGGGCCTGGCTGGTGGCGCGTGGATGCGGGATTGTTCCGCAATATCCGCATCTACGAGCGCCTGAACCTGCAGCTTCGCGGTGAGGCATTCAACCTGTTCAACCACACGAATCCTGACGGCGTGACGACAGGCAGCATCATCAGCGCCACCGGTTACAGCAGCACCGCGGGTAACATCACAAGCTATCGCGATAAGCGCATTCTGCAGCTTGGCGCGAAGCTGGTGTTCTAG